The Arthrobacter sp. D5-1 genome segment CGCTGAACTCGTGCTCCGCGAGCTGCACCACGTCTGCTATTGGCTCGCGAGGAACTACGCCAAAACAGGTAGCCAGCTGCCGCCGTCGCTGGCTTTTGATGCCGCGGCCCTGACCCCGAAGACGAAGGCCCCGGTCCAGCAGCAATCGCCGGAAGAGCTCCAGGCCCTCGAGAGCCAACTCAAAGCCAAAAATGAGGCCCTTGCACAGGCAGCTGCCGACTCGGCGGACCTCAAGGCCCAGCTGGAGATTCTGCAAGCCGAAGTCGCCGAGGCCAAAAAACAGAATCAGACCGTCCCCGACCACCACGACTATGACGAGGCCCTGACCCGCAGGCACCTCATCGATCTTGAGCTGAACGAGGCCGGCTGGCCGCTCAGCAACACAGAAGACCGTGAGTTCAAGGTCGACACCATGCCCACGGCAAGCGGCACGCTGAGCGGCGTCGGCTACGTGGACTACGTGTTGTGGGCTCTTCGCGGTTGATGGTGAAACAGGTTCCGTGTCTTGAAATCTGAAGGGCTCGTAGCCCTGCTGTGATGGATGTTCTCTACGCATTCATCAAGAGTCAGGAGCTACGAGCCTTGAACGAGCCTACTTCGCCGCGCCCCGATGCTGCCACCGCCATTTTCAACCTGCCCGACTACCGG includes the following:
- a CDS encoding DUF4145 domain-containing protein, which translates into the protein MGAVTSNFGFMLGEWPELAQQARRAEQFARVDPRASVFYARYTIERIVEWLYQVEPGLVTPYKEDLNALLNEPTFKNLVGGPIANKFTIIRKAGNNAVHNSVGPTVQGAELVLRELHHVCYWLARNYAKTGSQLPPSLAFDAAALTPKTKAPVQQQSPEELQALESQLKAKNEALAQAAADSADLKAQLEILQAEVAEAKKQNQTVPDHHDYDEALTRRHLIDLELNEAGWPLSNTEDREFKVDTMPTASGTLSGVGYVDYVLWALRG